In Phaeobacter porticola, one DNA window encodes the following:
- a CDS encoding SDR family NAD(P)-dependent oxidoreductase produces the protein MTDTATFPDLNGASVFITGGGSGIGAALTEGFLRQGAKVAFVGRSDASAFVDQMETQTGNRPLFIRCDITNVSALRTAIDQAAQTHGPITALVNNAANDQRHATLEVEEEFWDWAQAINLKAYFFACQAVLPGMQAAGGGAIVNFTSISYMMGNSGYPAYTTANAGLNGLTRSLAREFGPDRVRVNALAPGWVLTEKQLDKWATPDALAAHLERQCLKDHLSPQDIVASALFLASASSRMITGQTLVVDGGVVVTG, from the coding sequence ATGACCGATACGGCAACCTTCCCCGATCTCAACGGGGCCTCCGTTTTTATCACCGGTGGCGGATCCGGCATTGGCGCCGCCCTGACAGAAGGATTTTTGCGTCAAGGGGCCAAGGTCGCATTTGTCGGCCGCTCTGATGCGTCCGCATTTGTGGATCAGATGGAGACACAGACCGGAAACCGCCCGCTGTTCATTCGCTGCGACATCACCAACGTTTCTGCGTTGAGGACGGCGATTGATCAGGCGGCGCAGACGCATGGGCCGATTACTGCTCTGGTCAACAACGCCGCCAATGATCAGCGTCACGCAACACTGGAGGTGGAAGAGGAGTTCTGGGACTGGGCGCAGGCAATCAACCTCAAAGCCTATTTCTTTGCCTGTCAGGCGGTATTGCCAGGGATGCAGGCGGCAGGCGGCGGTGCCATCGTGAACTTCACGTCGATCAGCTACATGATGGGCAACAGCGGCTACCCCGCCTACACTACTGCCAATGCCGGGTTGAACGGCTTAACCCGCAGTCTCGCAAGGGAATTTGGTCCCGACCGTGTGCGCGTGAATGCACTGGCACCCGGATGGGTGCTAACCGAAAAGCAGCTTGATAAATGGGCAACGCCCGACGCGCTCGCCGCACATCTTGAGCGACAATGTCTGAAGGATCACCTTTCTCCACAGGACATCGTGGCGTCCGCGCTGTTCCTTGCCTCTGCCAGCAGCCGAATGATCACCGGCCAGACTCTGGTCGTGGACGGCGGCGTTGTGGTGACGGGATGA
- a CDS encoding 2-dehydro-3-deoxygalactonokinase, protein MTRQIGPETGTGGPAGPLAWIAADWGTTQLRLWLLDDQNRVLHRIKSDKGMSQLTPDTYEPTLLELLATHLPSLGNDKQDAISVICCGMVGSRQGWAEAPYSTAPCPPPGIDQATLAPIRDPRLTVYLLPGIKTLTPADVMRGEETQIAGFLAQEAVSGSDHTQLICLPGTHSKWARLQDGQVTRFTTFMTGEVFALLQGHSVLRHCVADTGWDDDAFATALSEALSNPAQTVASLFRIRADALLSDQSEETARARLSGLLIGAELAATRHDWTTHPMTILGTEQLARRYEQALLLQGCKPRRVDAETLTLAGLCAARAHLRKNLSP, encoded by the coding sequence ATGACTCGGCAGATAGGTCCCGAAACCGGTACAGGTGGCCCAGCAGGGCCGCTAGCTTGGATCGCTGCCGACTGGGGCACAACCCAGCTGCGGCTGTGGTTGCTGGACGATCAAAATCGGGTGTTGCATCGTATCAAGTCGGACAAAGGCATGTCCCAGCTGACGCCAGACACCTATGAGCCGACCCTGCTAGAGTTGCTGGCAACTCACCTGCCCTCTCTGGGAAACGATAAACAGGACGCGATTTCTGTGATTTGCTGCGGAATGGTCGGCTCGCGTCAAGGCTGGGCGGAGGCCCCTTATTCTACGGCCCCCTGCCCACCACCTGGAATTGATCAGGCAACCCTCGCCCCGATACGGGATCCGCGCCTGACGGTGTATCTGCTACCGGGCATCAAGACCCTCACCCCAGCAGACGTCATGCGTGGCGAGGAAACACAAATTGCCGGCTTCCTCGCGCAAGAGGCGGTTAGTGGTAGCGACCATACCCAGCTGATATGCCTGCCCGGCACCCACAGCAAATGGGCCCGCCTTCAGGACGGGCAAGTCACCCGTTTTACCACCTTCATGACAGGGGAGGTTTTTGCCCTGCTACAAGGCCATTCGGTGCTGCGGCACTGCGTGGCTGATACGGGCTGGGACGACGATGCCTTTGCCACAGCCCTAAGCGAGGCGCTTTCCAACCCGGCCCAAACCGTCGCGTCGCTGTTTCGAATCCGGGCTGATGCCTTACTGTCAGATCAAAGCGAGGAGACCGCACGCGCGCGTCTATCCGGACTGTTGATCGGGGCTGAGCTGGCGGCCACCCGTCACGACTGGACAACTCACCCCATGACCATTTTGGGCACCGAGCAATTGGCGCGCCGCTATGAACAGGCCCTCCTGCTGCAAGGCTGTAAGCCCCGACGCGTTGATGCTGAAACACTGACACTCGCGGGGCTCTGCGCCGCGCGCGCCCATCTGCGAAAGAACCTCTCGCCATGA
- a CDS encoding 2-dehydro-3-deoxy-6-phosphogalactonate aldolase has product MNRNIIAILRGLHPEEARPITDTLIDAGITRIEVPLNSPDPFDSIAAMLEQAEGRATIGAGTVLDTDAVARLAGMGAQMVVSPDCNPDVIRATKAAGILSYPGVFTASECFAALRAGADGLKFFPAFKLGLDGFSALKAVLPTDAETYAVGGVGPDDFAAWQRAGITGFGLGASLYAPGRSTLDVARLAAEIVAAYDEAFDDQ; this is encoded by the coding sequence ATGAACCGAAATATTATTGCCATCCTCCGAGGCCTGCATCCCGAAGAGGCACGCCCCATAACCGATACGTTGATCGACGCAGGCATCACCCGGATTGAAGTACCGCTGAACTCTCCCGATCCGTTTGACAGCATTGCCGCCATGCTGGAGCAGGCCGAAGGCCGCGCCACAATTGGCGCTGGTACGGTGCTGGACACGGATGCAGTTGCGCGGCTGGCAGGCATGGGCGCGCAGATGGTGGTCTCACCTGACTGCAATCCGGATGTGATCCGCGCAACCAAGGCTGCAGGAATATTGTCCTACCCAGGCGTATTCACTGCGAGCGAATGTTTCGCAGCATTGCGTGCGGGCGCGGATGGGCTGAAGTTCTTCCCGGCCTTCAAACTGGGGCTTGATGGGTTTTCGGCCCTAAAAGCTGTCCTGCCAACAGACGCCGAAACCTACGCGGTCGGCGGTGTTGGCCCGGATGATTTTGCAGCCTGGCAGCGGGCTGGGATCACCGGCTTTGGTCTTGGCGCATCGCTTTATGCACCGGGCCGCTCAACGCTGGATGTGGCGCGTCTCGCAGCCGAAATCGTCGCGGCCTACGATGAGGCCTTTGATGACCAGTGA
- a CDS encoding SMP-30/gluconolactonase/LRE family protein, which produces MTSDPFCHPQAAEIFSETCCTLGEGPLWHPTRNQLFWFDIIEKRLLTVQDGAEQSWQFDECVSAAGWVDEMTLIIASASALWQFDIATGARAHIVDLEADQTLTRSNDGRADPWGGFWIGTMGYNAEPGLGAIYRYYHGELRRIVADQTITNAICFAPNRSCAYFTDTTTGKIMRQPLAAGDGWPIGTADVFLDLSGKDFGPDGAIVDTIGRFWNAQWGASRVAVYGADGTLEEIYPVPTSQASCPALGGADFSRLFITTAAEGLDDPDAGRTYHIQTTAKGQREHRVIL; this is translated from the coding sequence ATGACCAGTGATCCATTCTGCCACCCTCAAGCGGCAGAGATCTTTAGCGAGACCTGCTGCACCCTCGGCGAGGGGCCGCTCTGGCATCCGACCCGCAATCAACTGTTCTGGTTCGATATCATTGAGAAGCGCCTGTTGACCGTACAAGACGGAGCAGAACAAAGCTGGCAATTCGACGAATGCGTCTCCGCCGCAGGCTGGGTCGATGAGATGACGCTGATCATCGCCAGCGCATCAGCGCTCTGGCAGTTTGACATCGCAACCGGCGCGCGGGCGCACATCGTGGATCTGGAGGCTGACCAAACTCTGACTCGTTCCAACGACGGGCGCGCCGATCCGTGGGGCGGGTTCTGGATCGGCACCATGGGTTACAATGCTGAACCGGGGCTGGGTGCGATCTATCGCTACTATCACGGTGAGCTGCGCCGCATCGTGGCGGATCAGACGATCACCAACGCGATCTGTTTCGCGCCTAACCGATCCTGTGCCTATTTCACCGACACAACGACCGGTAAAATCATGCGCCAGCCGCTGGCTGCGGGTGATGGCTGGCCCATTGGGACAGCCGATGTATTTCTTGACCTGAGCGGGAAAGATTTTGGCCCCGATGGTGCGATCGTGGACACAATCGGACGGTTCTGGAACGCGCAATGGGGGGCAAGCCGCGTGGCCGTCTACGGCGCAGACGGAACGCTGGAAGAGATCTACCCGGTCCCGACATCCCAAGCATCCTGCCCAGCTTTAGGCGGCGCAGATTTCTCCCGCTTGTTCATCACCACCGCTGCAGAGGGGTTGGACGATCCCGATGCAGGCAGAACGTATCACATCCAAACCACGGCCAAGGGCCAGCGCGAGCATCGCGTCATTTTGTGA
- a CDS encoding beta-galactosidase, protein MQRTLGTCYYPEHWPEEIWQEDAARMVEVGLTWVRIGEFAWSRIEPTSGDLRWDWLDRAIDTLVSAGLKVILGTPTATPPRWILDRHPDMLALDAEGRPRGFGSRRHYCFSHEGYRAECRRIVTLIAERYGPGDRIAAWQTDNEYGCHDTTISYSPAAQLAFCKWLEQRYDGDISALNIAWGNVFWSMDYNRFDQIALPNLTVTEPNPAHVQAFRRFSSDQVVAFNRDQARILRTHSRAPIAHNYMGRVTDFDHYKTGDDLDIASWDSYPLGFLEDRVGASAEDQRRYARQGDPDFQAFHHDLYRAVGRGRWWVMEQQPGPVNWAPYNPAPLPGMVRFWTWEAFAHGAEAVCYFRWRQAPFAQEQMHAGMLRPDSVPAQAFAEAQQVSEELATTPDVQHTQAPVALIFDYDAEWAWQTQPHGAGLSYFNLVLDHYRALRRAGLSVDIAAPTRRDFAGYNLILAPGLMHLAQPLRDALTQTSAIILYGPRTGVRNEEFSIPVPLPPGLTGLDLRVIATESLRPDMSVPLAPPTQGNIKGYVETLEGSAKALLRDTSGKKVAVTSGRQIYCGGWLDATGLDHLIALLCAQAGLATRSLPEGVRIRQTETEEFWFNHNATPIKTEVGTLPAACVLRRRLTR, encoded by the coding sequence ATGCAGCGCACGCTTGGCACCTGCTATTACCCCGAACATTGGCCGGAAGAAATCTGGCAAGAGGACGCCGCACGCATGGTCGAGGTCGGGCTTACATGGGTGCGGATTGGTGAATTCGCTTGGTCCCGTATCGAACCCACCTCAGGCGACCTGCGTTGGGACTGGCTGGACCGCGCTATTGATACGCTGGTTTCTGCGGGACTGAAAGTTATTCTAGGCACACCAACCGCAACACCGCCACGCTGGATATTGGATAGACACCCGGACATGTTGGCGCTGGATGCCGAGGGCCGACCGCGCGGGTTCGGCTCGCGCCGACATTATTGTTTCAGTCACGAGGGTTACCGCGCTGAATGCCGTCGAATTGTAACCCTGATTGCCGAACGTTACGGCCCTGGTGACCGTATCGCAGCCTGGCAGACGGACAATGAATATGGCTGCCATGACACCACGATCAGCTATTCGCCTGCCGCGCAGCTGGCCTTTTGCAAATGGCTGGAGCAACGCTATGACGGCGATATATCTGCGCTGAATATCGCGTGGGGGAATGTGTTCTGGTCCATGGACTATAACCGCTTTGACCAGATTGCATTGCCAAATCTGACCGTAACAGAACCCAATCCTGCTCACGTTCAGGCGTTCCGGCGGTTTTCTTCCGATCAGGTAGTGGCCTTCAATCGCGATCAGGCCCGCATTTTGCGGACGCATTCCCGCGCACCAATTGCCCATAACTACATGGGTCGTGTCACCGATTTTGATCACTACAAGACCGGTGACGACCTCGATATCGCCAGTTGGGACAGTTATCCACTAGGATTTCTTGAAGACCGCGTTGGCGCCAGCGCTGAAGATCAACGGCGCTATGCCCGCCAAGGCGATCCCGATTTCCAAGCTTTTCATCACGATCTTTATCGCGCTGTGGGGCGAGGGCGTTGGTGGGTTATGGAACAGCAACCCGGACCAGTAAACTGGGCACCCTACAACCCGGCCCCCCTGCCTGGAATGGTGCGGTTCTGGACTTGGGAAGCCTTTGCTCATGGGGCCGAGGCCGTTTGCTATTTCCGTTGGCGACAGGCTCCCTTTGCACAGGAACAAATGCACGCTGGGATGCTGCGTCCTGACAGTGTGCCCGCCCAAGCATTCGCAGAGGCACAGCAAGTCTCTGAAGAACTGGCAACAACACCAGACGTGCAGCACACACAGGCGCCTGTGGCACTGATCTTTGACTATGACGCCGAATGGGCTTGGCAGACCCAGCCCCATGGCGCGGGGCTGAGTTACTTCAACCTGGTGCTTGACCACTACCGCGCCCTGAGGCGGGCCGGTCTATCTGTGGATATTGCCGCGCCTACTCGGCGTGATTTTGCGGGCTACAATCTGATCCTTGCACCCGGACTCATGCATCTGGCCCAACCCCTGCGTGACGCGCTCACCCAGACCTCTGCGATCATTCTCTATGGTCCACGTACGGGTGTCCGCAACGAGGAATTTTCCATTCCTGTGCCGCTCCCGCCAGGCCTGACTGGACTGGATTTACGCGTCATCGCAACCGAAAGCCTGCGACCCGATATGTCGGTACCGCTTGCCCCCCCGACACAGGGTAACATCAAAGGTTATGTTGAAACCTTGGAAGGCTCGGCCAAGGCCCTATTGCGTGACACTTCCGGAAAAAAAGTTGCCGTCACCTCCGGTCGTCAAATTTATTGTGGCGGGTGGCTGGACGCGACGGGATTGGATCATCTGATCGCGTTGCTATGCGCACAGGCGGGCTTGGCCACCAGATCGCTGCCTGAAGGCGTGCGAATACGACAGACCGAAACCGAGGAGTTCTGGTTTAACCACAACGCAACACCAATCAAAACCGAGGTTGGTACGCTGCCAGCCGCATGTGTCTTGCGGCGGCGGCTTACACGTTAG
- a CDS encoding ATP-binding cassette domain-containing protein produces MIATQTPLVRMQGIEKHFGSVIALAGVSVDVFPGECHCLLGDNGAGKSTFIKTMSGVHKPTKGEILFEGQPMHFADPRDAITAGIATVHQHLAMIPLMSVSRNFFMGNEPIRKIGPLKLFDHDYANRITMTEMRKMGINLRGPDQAVGTLSGGERQTVAIARAVHFGAKVLILDEPTSALGVRQTANVLATIDKVRKQGVAVVFITHNVRHAMAVGDRFTVLNRGQTLGTARRGEITPEELQDLMAGGQELATLEGSLGGTV; encoded by the coding sequence ATGATTGCTACACAAACTCCGCTGGTTCGGATGCAGGGCATCGAGAAGCACTTTGGCAGTGTGATAGCTTTGGCTGGCGTCTCTGTTGATGTGTTTCCGGGCGAGTGCCATTGCCTGCTGGGCGATAATGGCGCTGGAAAATCCACTTTCATCAAGACAATGTCAGGGGTGCATAAACCCACCAAAGGCGAGATCCTGTTCGAAGGTCAGCCGATGCATTTTGCGGATCCGCGCGATGCGATCACTGCGGGGATTGCTACGGTTCACCAACATCTTGCGATGATCCCTTTAATGTCAGTCAGTCGTAACTTCTTCATGGGCAACGAGCCGATCCGCAAGATCGGGCCCTTGAAACTGTTCGATCACGACTATGCCAATCGGATTACCATGACTGAGATGCGTAAAATGGGCATCAATCTGCGGGGGCCGGATCAGGCCGTCGGCACCCTGTCTGGTGGTGAACGGCAGACCGTCGCGATCGCTCGTGCTGTCCACTTCGGTGCCAAGGTGTTGATTCTGGACGAGCCGACATCGGCTTTGGGCGTGCGCCAAACCGCAAATGTTCTGGCCACCATCGACAAGGTCCGCAAGCAGGGCGTCGCGGTGGTCTTTATCACCCACAACGTGCGCCACGCGATGGCGGTGGGGGATCGATTTACCGTACTGAACCGGGGTCAAACCCTCGGCACTGCGCGGCGCGGTGAAATCACCCCGGAAGAGCTGCAAGATCTAATGGCCGGCGGGCAAGAACTGGCCACATTGGAGGGAAGCCTGGGCGGCACTGTTTGA
- a CDS encoding ABC transporter permease yields the protein MSDAQTQFADDERIKNRSKFREAMIRPELGGIIGTIAVFAMFLIFAGDSGMFNSQGVMNWSQISAQFMIIAVGACLLMIAGEFDLSVGSMIGFAGMLIAIFSVTLGWPVWLAILVTFAIATAIGALNGFIVVRTGLPSFIVTLAFLFILRGFAIYLPQTIERKTIIGGVADAAEGDWLASLFGGKILTGLFQWFGDNGWIAVFERGTRKGQPVVDGLPMLIVWAILLVIVGHVILTKTRFGNWIFAAGGDAEAARNSGVPVNRVKILMFMFTAFCATVFATCQVMEFGGAGSDRGLLKEFEAIIAVVIGGALLTGGYGSVVGAALGALIFGVVQQGLFFAGVESSLFRVFLGLILLFAVILNTYIRRVITGER from the coding sequence ATGTCTGACGCACAAACCCAATTTGCGGACGATGAGCGGATCAAGAACCGTTCGAAGTTCCGCGAGGCGATGATCCGACCAGAATTGGGCGGGATCATCGGAACTATCGCCGTCTTTGCCATGTTCCTGATCTTTGCCGGTGATAGTGGCATGTTCAACAGTCAGGGTGTGATGAACTGGAGCCAGATTTCGGCGCAATTCATGATCATCGCGGTTGGAGCCTGCCTGCTGATGATTGCTGGCGAATTCGACCTATCTGTCGGCTCTATGATTGGCTTTGCGGGAATGTTGATCGCCATTTTCAGCGTAACGCTGGGCTGGCCGGTCTGGTTGGCTATTCTGGTAACCTTTGCGATCGCGACAGCCATCGGTGCGCTGAACGGATTTATTGTGGTGCGCACGGGTCTGCCCAGTTTTATCGTGACGCTTGCGTTTCTCTTCATCCTGCGTGGCTTTGCTATCTATCTGCCACAAACCATTGAACGTAAAACTATTATCGGTGGTGTGGCTGACGCTGCCGAAGGTGATTGGCTGGCTTCATTGTTTGGAGGTAAGATCCTGACAGGCCTGTTCCAGTGGTTTGGCGACAATGGTTGGATTGCTGTTTTTGAACGCGGCACCCGCAAGGGGCAGCCGGTGGTCGATGGGTTGCCAATGCTGATTGTCTGGGCAATCCTGTTGGTCATCGTCGGCCATGTGATCCTGACCAAGACACGGTTTGGCAACTGGATTTTTGCAGCTGGCGGCGATGCTGAGGCCGCGCGCAATTCCGGCGTGCCGGTGAACCGCGTCAAGATTCTGATGTTTATGTTCACGGCCTTCTGCGCGACCGTTTTTGCCACTTGTCAGGTCATGGAATTTGGTGGTGCCGGTTCGGACCGCGGCTTGCTGAAAGAATTCGAGGCCATCATTGCCGTGGTGATCGGCGGTGCCTTGCTAACCGGTGGCTATGGGTCAGTTGTGGGGGCAGCACTGGGCGCGTTGATTTTTGGCGTGGTTCAGCAAGGGCTGTTCTTTGCTGGGGTCGAAAGCTCGCTCTTTCGTGTGTTCCTGGGTCTGATCCTGCTGTTCGCGGTGATCCTCAATACCTACATCCGCCGTGTTATCACAGGGGAGCGTTGA
- a CDS encoding sugar ABC transporter substrate-binding protein, which produces MTSIFKTFMLATTVAAAPLMVATTASAEGEKYILVSHAPDSDSWWNTIKNGIALAGEQMNVEVEYRNPPTGDLADMARIIEQAAASGPNGIITTLSDYEVLSGPIRAAVDSGVDVIIMNSGTPDQAREVGALMYVGQPEYDAGHAAGMRAKADGVGSFLCVNHYISSPSSTERCQGFADGLGVELGDQMIDSGQDPAEIKNRVLAYLNTNPETDAILTLGPTSADPTMLALDENGMAGDIYFGTFDLGEEIVKGLKSGVINWGIDQQPFLQAYLPVVVLTNYHRYGVLPGNNINSGPGFVTKDGLEKVEQFAGEYR; this is translated from the coding sequence ATGACGTCAATTTTCAAGACATTCATGCTGGCGACAACAGTTGCTGCAGCACCGCTGATGGTAGCAACGACTGCCTCTGCCGAAGGCGAGAAATACATCCTGGTTAGCCACGCGCCTGACAGTGACAGCTGGTGGAACACCATCAAAAATGGCATTGCCCTGGCTGGTGAGCAGATGAACGTCGAGGTGGAGTACCGCAACCCGCCGACCGGTGACCTGGCAGATATGGCCCGCATCATCGAACAGGCCGCGGCATCAGGTCCCAACGGCATCATCACCACCCTGTCCGACTATGAGGTGCTGTCCGGCCCGATCCGCGCAGCGGTCGACAGCGGTGTTGACGTTATCATCATGAACTCCGGCACCCCGGATCAGGCCCGCGAAGTTGGGGCGCTGATGTATGTTGGTCAGCCGGAGTATGACGCAGGCCATGCGGCGGGTATGCGTGCCAAGGCCGATGGCGTAGGCAGCTTTCTCTGTGTGAATCACTACATCAGCTCGCCGTCTTCGACAGAACGCTGCCAAGGTTTCGCCGACGGGCTTGGCGTTGAGCTGGGTGACCAAATGATCGACAGTGGTCAGGATCCAGCCGAGATCAAGAACCGTGTTCTGGCATATCTGAATACCAACCCCGAAACCGACGCGATCCTGACCCTTGGGCCGACCTCAGCAGATCCGACCATGCTGGCGTTGGATGAAAATGGGATGGCTGGTGATATCTACTTTGGTACCTTCGATCTGGGCGAGGAGATCGTCAAAGGTCTGAAATCCGGTGTCATTAACTGGGGTATCGATCAGCAGCCTTTCCTGCAAGCATATCTGCCGGTTGTGGTTCTGACCAACTACCACCGCTATGGCGTGCTGCCTGGCAACAATATCAACTCTGGCCCTGGTTTTGTAACCAAGGACGGCCTGGAAAAGGTCGAACAGTTCGCGGGCGAGTACCGGTAA
- a CDS encoding LacI family DNA-binding transcriptional regulator, whose amino-acid sequence MAVTLKDVAERAQVSRSAVSRTFTDGASVSEKMRRKVEKAAQELGYSPNALASSLTTGRTKLIGLVSNNFHNPIFLEVFDRFTRRLQDRGLRPLLVNLSDETDPENSVRMLRQYSVDGVVVASSTLPPGFAKAFRDAGVPVVHSFGRSSSTPQVHVVGIDNVECGRIAARTLVARGYRRLAFMGGPQTATSTQDRYKGFTSEMDAHPEIVISASFAEDYSFDAGRREMLRLLQSAPAEAYFCGDDVLSIGALSAIREQGLQVPNDIGVIGLNDMEMAGWESIDLTTIHQPIEQIVNSSIELVVAMLDDPERYPEARIFPCHVVERGTLRP is encoded by the coding sequence ATGGCTGTAACGCTGAAAGATGTGGCAGAACGAGCCCAAGTATCGCGATCTGCGGTATCACGGACCTTCACCGATGGGGCGTCGGTCTCGGAAAAGATGCGGCGCAAAGTCGAAAAAGCTGCACAAGAGCTTGGCTATAGTCCCAATGCGCTGGCCTCGTCGCTAACAACCGGGCGCACCAAACTGATAGGCTTGGTCTCCAACAACTTTCACAACCCGATCTTCCTTGAGGTCTTTGACCGGTTCACCCGCCGCCTGCAGGATCGCGGCCTGCGGCCACTGCTGGTGAACCTCTCCGATGAAACGGATCCGGAAAACTCGGTGCGGATGCTGCGACAGTATTCCGTGGATGGTGTCGTTGTAGCCTCATCCACTCTCCCGCCGGGATTTGCCAAGGCGTTTCGCGATGCTGGCGTGCCTGTGGTCCACAGTTTTGGCCGCTCGTCCTCCACCCCGCAGGTACATGTTGTGGGGATCGACAACGTCGAATGTGGCCGGATAGCCGCACGCACCCTTGTCGCGCGCGGCTATCGCAGACTGGCCTTCATGGGCGGCCCCCAAACAGCCACCTCGACCCAGGATCGCTACAAAGGGTTCACAAGTGAGATGGACGCCCACCCAGAGATCGTAATTTCTGCAAGTTTTGCAGAGGATTATTCATTCGATGCCGGCCGTCGAGAAATGTTGCGCCTGTTGCAGAGCGCGCCCGCCGAAGCCTATTTCTGCGGCGATGACGTTTTGTCGATCGGCGCCCTTAGCGCTATCCGCGAGCAAGGTTTACAAGTACCAAACGACATTGGCGTTATTGGTCTCAACGACATGGAAATGGCCGGCTGGGAGAGCATCGATCTCACCACGATTCATCAACCAATCGAACAGATCGTCAATTCCTCAATCGAGTTGGTTGTCGCCATGCTGGACGACCCCGAACGTTATCCCGAGGCGCGTATTTTTCCATGCCATGTGGTGGAGCGCGGAACGCTGCGGCCGTAA